The following coding sequences lie in one Primulina huaijiensis isolate GDHJ02 chromosome 2, ASM1229523v2, whole genome shotgun sequence genomic window:
- the LOC140971435 gene encoding uncharacterized protein — protein sequence MRSVSVPIWSPDSETMPIPLSTKEEDDEYATSTTKALLPFNKDDRSLNYSQKSPSRSTILIISLVFTTCIALSAAIAFGSLFFSVADRSTSSSSSIAPSADSTSNVEFSRSLTKLKHPVVLLISSDGFRFGYQYKADVPSINRLIKNGTEAELGLIPVFPTLTFPNHYSIVTGLYPAHHGIINNYFTDPETGDYFNMASHEPKWWLGEPLWETVVNHGLKASTYFWPGSEVHKGSWNCPKDYCMFYNKSAPFEERVDTVLRYFDLPSSEIPSLMTVYFEDPDHQGHKVGPDDPQITEAIVEVDKLIGKLILGLEQRGVFEDVNIILLGDHGMAGTCDKKLIFLDDLVKWIEIPEEWVQSYSPLLAIRPPPGYSSKDVVAMMNEGLKSGNVENGQYLTVYLKEELPSRLHYSSSYRIPPIVGLIAEGFKVEQKRSKKQECGGAHGYDNEFFSMRTIFFAHGPRFARGRKIPSFENVEIYNLVTTILDIQGAPNNGSVMFPQGVLLPSR from the coding sequence ATGAGATCAGTTTCGGTGCCCATTTGGAGCCCCGACAGTGAGACCATGCCAATACCGCTCTCGACCAAAGAAGAAGACGATGAATATGCGACCTCCACGACCAAAGCCCTTTTACCCTTTAACAAAGACGATCGTTCATTAAATTATTCGCAAAAGTCACCCTCCAGATCTACGATTCTGATAATTTCTCTCGTTTTCACGACTTGCATTGCTCTTTCTGCTGCAATTGCATTTGGGTCCTTGTTTTTCTCTGTCGCTGATCGTTCCACTTCCTCTTCATCTTCCATAGCACCATCAGCTGATTCTACTTCCAATGTTGAATTCTCAAGATCTCTCACAAAGCTCAAACACCCTGTCGTCTTATTGATTTCCTCCGATGGATTCAGGTTCGGGTATCAGTACAAGGCAGATGTTCCGAGTATCAATAGGCTGATTAAAAATGGGACTGAAGCTGAGCTGGGATTGATTCCAGTGTTTCCAACTCTTACCTTCCCCAACCATTACTCCATTGTCACAGGTTTGTACCCTGCTCATCATGGaattatcaataattattttactgATCCGGAGACTGGTGACTACTTCAACATGGCTAGTCACGAGCCCAAGTGGTGGCTGGGCGAGCCCCTCTGGGAGACTGTGGTTAATCACGGCTTGAAGGCTTCGACTTATTTCTGGCCTGGTTCTGAGGTGCACAAGGGTTCTTGGAATTGTCCGAAAGATTATTgcatgttttataataaatctGCGCCTTTTGAAGAAAGAGTTGATACTGTTTTGAGGTACTTTGATTTGCCTAGTAGCGAGATCCCCTCATTGATGACGGTGTATTTTGAGGATCCTGATCATCAAGGCCATAAGGTTGGTCCAGATGATCCTCAGATTACTGAAGCTATTGTTGAAGTGGATAAGTTGATTGGAAAATTGATTCTTGGTCTGGAACAAAGAGGGGTTTTTGAGGATGTGAATATCATTTTGTTAGGTGATCATGGGATGGCGGGTACGTGTGACAAAAAGTTGATATTTTTAGATGATCTAGTGAAATGGATTGAGATTCCCGAGGAATGGGTTCAGTCTTACAGTCCATTGCTTGCAATTCGTCCCCCTCCTGGTTATTCGTCGAAGGATGTTGTGGCTATGATGAACGAGGGGTTGAAGTCAGGTAATGTAGAAAATGGCCAATATTTGACAGTTTATCTCAAAGAGGAACTTCCTAGTAGGCTGCATTATTCTTCTAGTTATCGAATCCCACCGATTGTTGGGTTGATTGCGGAAGGGTTTAAAGTGGAGCAGAAGAGATCGAAAAAGCAAGAATGTGGAGGAGCACATGGATATGACAATGAATTTTTTTCTATGCGGACCATATTTTTTGCTCATGGACCTCGATTTGCCAGGGGACGGAAAATCCCATCTTTTGAAAATGTTGAGATTTACAATTTGGTTACAACAATCCTGGACATTCAAGGAGCTCCTAATAACGGGTCGGTGATGTTTCCACAGGGTGTTCTTTTGCCTAGCCGTTAA
- the LOC140971436 gene encoding casein kinase 1-like protein 2 yields MEPRVGNKYRLGRKIGSGSFGEIYLGTNIQTNEELAIKLENVKTKHPQLLYESKLYRILQGGTGIPNVRWFGVEGDYSVLVMDLLGPSLEDLFNFCSRKLSLKTVLMLADQMINRVEFVHSKSFLHRDIKPDNFLMGLGRRANQVYIIDFGLAKKYRDSSTHQHIPYRENKNLTGTARYASMNTHLGIEQSRRDDLESLGYVLMYFLRGSLPWQGLKAGTKKQKYEKISEKKVSTSIESLCRGYPTEFASYFHYCRSLRFEDKPDYAYLKRIFRDLFIREGFQFDYVFDWTILKYQQSQMATPPSRGPTAVMTSGLPPAIPNGERLPGGEEEGRQVGTSSADPSRRRSSGQVVNAGSFSRHKSPVANDSTSKDAMQSSSTFFGRSIGSLRRGAVSGSHETHTLGNNSEPNCSRTPEASPATINKISSGQRISPLGGSSESKHISSGRNIPTTNNYDSTVKGIESLHFDD; encoded by the exons ATGGAGCCGCGAGTGGGGAACAAGTATCGACTAGGTCGGAAAATTGGCAGTGGATCCTTCGGAGAGATCTATCTTG GGACTAACATTCAGACTAACGAGGAGTTGGCAATTAAGCTT GAAAATGTGAAGACTAAACATCCCCAGTTGCTGTATGAGTCAAAACTATATAGAATTTTACAGGGCGGAA CTGGGATACCGAATGTGAGATGGTTTGGTGTTGAAGGAGATTACAGTGTTCTAGTTATGGACTTGCTTGGACCAAGTCTTGAAGATCTATTCAATTTTTGCAGTAGGAAACTTTCACTGAAGACAGTGCTCATGCTTGCAGATCAAATg ATCAATCGTGTTGAATTTGTCCATTCAAAATCATTTTTACATCGAGATATCAAGCCAGACAATTTCCTCATGGGCTTGGGACGGCGTGCAAACCAG GTTTACATAATTGATTTTGGCCTGGCCAAGAAATATAGAGACAGTTCAACTCATCAGCATATTCCTTACAG GGAGAACAAAAACTTGACTGGAACTGCACGATATGCCAGCATGAATACGCACTTGGGTATTG AACAAAGCAGGAGAGATGATTTGGAATCTCTTGGATATGTCCTAATGTATTTTTTAAGGGGAAG CCTTCCTTGGCAGGGACTAAAAGCTGGAACTAAGAAacaaaaatatgagaaaataagtGAGAAAAAGGTTTCAACTTCTATTGAG TCACTGTGCCGGGGCTATCCAACCGAGTTTGCGTCATATTTCCATTACTGCCGTTCACTGCGTTTTGAGGACAAACCAGATTATGCTTATCTTAAGAGAATATTCCGCGACCTCTTCATTCGTGAAG GTTTTCAGTTTGACTACGTTTTTGATTGGACTATTTTGAAGTATCAGCAGTCACAGATGGCCACTCCTCCTTCGCGG GGCCCAACTGCTGTTATGACCTCAGGACTGCCACCTGCGATTCCTAATGGTGAAAGGTTGCCAG GTGGTGAGGAAGAGGGGAGGCAAGTAGGCACTTCTTCAGCCGATCCATCCAGACGGAGAAGTTCTGGACAGGTGGTAAATGCTGGAAGCTTTTCTAGACATAAAAGCCCTGTTGCAAATGATTCAACAAGCAAAGATGCCATG CAGTCAAGCTCCACTTTCTTTGGAAGGTCTATTGGATCACTAAGGCGAGGTGCTGTTTCTGGAAGTCATGAAACTCACACACTGGGAAACAATTCTGAACCCAACTGTTCTCGTACTCCTGAAGCTAGTCCAGCAACGATAAACAAAATATCAAGTGGACAAAGAATCTCACCCCTTGGTGGATCCTCGGAGTCAAAGCATATTTCTTCTGGGAGGAACATTCCCACCACAAATAATTACGATTCAACTGTAAAGGGTATCGAAAGCTTGCACTTTGACGATTAA